A DNA window from Halomicrobium mukohataei DSM 12286 contains the following coding sequences:
- a CDS encoding CopD family protein — protein MSQSLHLAIRTVHVLAMALLVGGAAGLWAAARRRVDDLHVLAKRYEWLFWAALGVLVLTGVGNLGALGAPGPGTRWGQTLLAKLVVVALFVLGSAVRTLALTRTDRSTPLAAWSRRAYGLTTVTLLALVVLAEVLAHG, from the coding sequence ATGAGTCAGTCCCTCCACCTCGCGATCCGAACCGTCCACGTCCTCGCGATGGCGCTGCTGGTCGGCGGCGCGGCCGGGCTCTGGGCCGCGGCCCGACGGCGCGTCGACGACCTCCACGTGCTGGCGAAACGCTACGAGTGGCTCTTCTGGGCCGCGCTGGGCGTGCTGGTCCTCACGGGCGTCGGCAATCTCGGTGCGCTCGGTGCGCCCGGCCCCGGCACTCGCTGGGGGCAGACGCTGCTCGCGAAGCTCGTGGTCGTCGCTCTGTTCGTCCTCGGCTCGGCCGTCCGAACGCTGGCCCTCACCCGGACCGACCGCTCGACGCCACTCGCCGCCTGGAGTCGGCGGGCGTACGGGCTGACGACGGTGACACTGCTCGCGCTCGTCGTCCTGGCGGAGGTGCTGGCCCATGGCTGA
- a CDS encoding DUF7095 family protein — protein MSELAREAAIDRAVEIVDAVAEQTMPVPVREVWVYGDVALGLDPIDRLDVYLTKDILLRDDADREPEFRERLGVEGVGKTVRAAWADEYPEYVRANASGHAAPEQCLAAHLLEASEPIHLEVCNASFEDNVTQRLKGARARGNYKQLLDPRGVCLWAEGQRSDSAVRKLRESELAFPTLSGALETLGMDPAEADEAADAVREYRERQDGRTVRGDVV, from the coding sequence ATGAGCGAACTCGCGCGCGAGGCGGCGATCGATCGAGCCGTCGAGATCGTCGACGCCGTCGCCGAGCAGACCATGCCGGTACCGGTACGAGAGGTCTGGGTGTACGGCGACGTGGCACTCGGACTCGATCCGATCGATCGACTCGACGTGTATCTGACGAAGGACATCCTGCTGCGCGACGACGCAGACCGAGAGCCCGAGTTTCGCGAACGACTGGGCGTCGAGGGCGTCGGCAAGACCGTCCGGGCGGCGTGGGCCGACGAGTACCCCGAGTACGTCCGTGCGAACGCCTCGGGCCACGCCGCACCCGAGCAGTGCCTGGCCGCACACCTACTGGAGGCGTCCGAACCGATCCACCTCGAAGTGTGCAACGCCTCGTTCGAGGACAACGTCACCCAGCGCCTGAAGGGTGCCCGCGCACGCGGAAACTACAAACAGCTGCTCGATCCCCGCGGCGTCTGTCTGTGGGCCGAGGGCCAGCGCAGCGACTCGGCCGTCCGCAAGCTCCGAGAGAGCGAACTCGCATTTCCCACGCTGTCTGGCGCACTCGAAACGCTGGGTATGGACCCCGCGGAAGCCGACGAGGCCGCCGACGCCGTCCGAGAGTACCGGGAACGGCAGGACGGACGAACGGTGCGGGGCGACGTGGTCTGA